One stretch of Streptomyces sp. MMBL 11-1 DNA includes these proteins:
- a CDS encoding cytochrome P450 — MTTETSATAPAAAHAAPPIDLFSQEFTADPFPVYAQLRRSAPVHYDPATKLWLVSRDEDIRQVLLEPATYRNDNALGSVVPLRLPALRILDRAGFKTLPPALFNNSGDTHPVLRGAVLRLFSAQQVRAALPMIERITHEELDLMAAELETTGHHDFARGPARRIPVRVMLEMLGVPEEARADITTVADWTDAFITLFWGRTDKDRQRELALQVADFYRWLSELATRGDAPDDSLLGALARIRMPDGSPVPPEVAVAVCSNLMVAGHVTTSQMISTAVYRALESDGQWRELARDPGLAGGWTEETLRREPSLTAWRRVTSRATTLGGVDLPEGAEILLMFTSAGTDPDAYEEPERICPMRKAGRGHLGFGLGRHRCPGGELARVEGRVVLSAAAARFPDLRLATPERPPFLELVSFRAPTRLGVTRAPSRTQGTPYEAKGSTAP; from the coding sequence TCCCGCGGCCGCGCACGCCGCACCCCCCATCGACCTCTTCTCCCAGGAGTTCACCGCCGACCCGTTCCCGGTCTACGCCCAGCTGCGCCGCTCCGCGCCGGTCCACTACGACCCGGCCACGAAACTGTGGTTGGTCAGCCGGGACGAGGACATCCGCCAGGTGCTCCTGGAGCCGGCCACCTACCGCAACGACAACGCGCTCGGCTCGGTCGTGCCGCTGCGCCTGCCGGCGCTGCGGATCCTGGACAGGGCAGGGTTCAAGACCCTGCCGCCCGCGCTGTTCAACAACAGCGGGGACACCCATCCGGTGCTGCGCGGGGCCGTTCTCAGGCTGTTCAGCGCACAGCAGGTACGCGCCGCCCTGCCGATGATCGAACGGATCACCCATGAGGAACTCGACCTCATGGCAGCGGAGCTGGAAACGACCGGGCACCACGACTTCGCCCGGGGCCCGGCCCGGAGGATCCCCGTCCGGGTCATGCTGGAGATGCTGGGCGTCCCCGAGGAGGCGCGCGCCGACATCACGACGGTCGCCGACTGGACGGACGCGTTCATCACCCTGTTCTGGGGACGAACGGACAAGGACCGGCAGCGGGAGCTGGCACTCCAGGTCGCCGACTTCTACAGATGGCTCAGCGAACTGGCCACCCGCGGCGACGCACCCGACGACTCCCTCCTCGGCGCCCTCGCACGGATCCGGATGCCCGACGGCTCCCCGGTGCCCCCCGAGGTCGCCGTGGCCGTCTGCTCCAACCTCATGGTCGCGGGTCATGTGACGACCTCCCAGATGATCAGTACGGCGGTCTACCGCGCCCTGGAGAGCGACGGCCAGTGGCGTGAGCTGGCGCGGGACCCCGGTCTGGCCGGGGGATGGACCGAGGAGACGCTGCGCCGGGAGCCGTCCCTGACCGCCTGGCGCCGGGTCACGAGCCGAGCCACCACTCTGGGCGGGGTCGATCTCCCGGAGGGCGCGGAAATCCTCCTCATGTTCACCAGCGCGGGCACCGACCCCGACGCCTACGAGGAGCCGGAGCGGATCTGCCCGATGCGCAAGGCCGGGCGCGGTCACCTCGGGTTCGGTCTCGGCCGTCACCGCTGCCCGGGCGGGGAACTCGCGCGGGTGGAGGGCCGGGTGGTGCTGAGTGCTGCGGCGGCACGCTTCCCGGACCTGCGGCTCGCCACGCCGGAGCGCCCGCCCTTCCTCGAACTGGTCTCGTTCCGTGCCCCGACGCGTCTGGGCGTGACCCGCGCACCCTCCCGTACACAGGGAACCCCGTACGAAGCGA